AGGAAGGGAAGTAGATTGTAGcgttagtaaaaaaaatacaaatatgtcaATTCTCGGTTTTTCCATTCGTATCTTACCTCATCTGCGCTCAACTCCTCCATCGCAGCTAAGTTAGCCAGCTATTTCACTTTCAACTGTTTCAGTGTGTGCCAGCTAGCCAGCTAGCCTGTAGAAGAGCTAAATATGCATAGTCTAACTCCTTTAACTAATATATGTGTCAGTCTGGATtgtcttcagatttttttttttaaaaaaacttggACACCGCTGTGTGAAAGATGGCAAGATACAGCCCCTCCAAAAAAGTCTATCGTTTGCTAGTTTTCTATCCAgaattaaacaaaaagaaaagttgcTAGCTATTACACGTCAAAATACAACAGCGGCCATTTTGGTTCTATATGCTGTCACGTGATTCAAGAGCCTACAGGAGGAGGTGTGTGAGGCTCCACTGTGCCGCACAGattaatgttacattttgcctgttgtatgtttatattttattcactgTTCTAGGCGTCTATCACATTCACGCTGACGCTTCCCACTCTcccttaaaaataaataaataaacagcacaGCCAGTTTTTAAATCCCAGTAGACAGTCAGTGGGGCACAAGGTCACTACAAGGTTTTATTGGACTCATAAGTGCCAGTCGAAACACTGGCAGCCAGATGGTACAATTCAATTTAGCTACAATAAGCAGTATATATTTATAAGCtccatttttattgtattacaGATTTATTAAATGGCAGCTCCTATCATCGCCTGTGTGCTTGTGAGAATGATGAGACAGACCAGCCTGGTGGTATGCAATTGAAAAAACATTGGTTAAGAGTTTATTTTACTAAAGAAAGAATGGCAGAAATGAATAATTCAACAAACAAAGGACGCCACTTctgatttccattttatttcacaaaatacacataaaacacagcTGTATACCAAATATCTTACACCTCACTGTCTGTCATACATATTTGGGTATAAAAGAATGaggctttttatttttacaaatatcAACCAAATGTCAACAGCACAGTGGACAGCACAAGCCggtacaacaaaaaacaaccacatGATATCTTGAATTTGTCCTCTCAGACAGTAGAGATTTAAAGGAAACAATAATTTTGCACTAAACATAGTCTGCATAGACATTTTTCAGCCTGCTGAAAGAAGCCATATACATGCTTGATGTTCAGTGTATTTTATCACATCACCAAACTACAGACCAGTGTAGACTAGATTTCACAAAAGTAATCCAgtaatgccatctagtggtgtaAATCCATACCCCGAGAGGAAAGATATTTTCTCATGGACTGAGTATTGAAGTCACATTACAGAGAAAACACCACAAACTTAACATGTAGTTTGGTTTTGTTATTAATGGTGAATCTCACACACGATGCCCTTCATCATGGAGTAACTTCTCTTCTCCAGAGATAAAATTTTCATTCCTCTTCACTCATTCATGTTCTTCTTAAAAACCTGCTTGCACACCTCTCCTTCGCAGTACAGCTCCTGAAGATAAAAGGTCACAGAAATAccaagtaaataaaatgtaattgaaaATCACAAGCATACAAATTGTGGGAAAGTGAATCAATTCAGTGTAAAATGTCCATATTCATATTCCTACCAGATGTAGTTTGTCCTCTTCAATCCAGTGAGCCCAGCCCCGGTTCTTCTTCTCTCCAATCTGCTCACACACCAGTTTATTTCCCTCCCATTTCACCAGTGActgcacagaagaaaaaaaataaatcagaacacttaaaaaaatctcatagctcacataaaatgcaaaacacatcaaataatCTACAAAAGGTCACAATCATCTTCACCTTGACGTGTCTGTTGTCTAGTCCCTTGGTAAACTCCTCAAACTCCTGACCCACTCTGAAGGAGACGGTGTAGTTTCGGAAGGTGCTGGACGTTTTGATGATGAACTGGTCCCCCTGCTGCTCAATCACCTTCCTCATCTTCAGCCTCAGAGCAATCTTTCGTAAGTAAGCACTGACACCTGAAGAGGTAGACAAATATTTTCCCTGAGTACAAATCTGGTGGACAAACTCACCCTCAGGCAAGAAATacattcactcactcagtcCCATGCATACCGTAAATAGTATTGTTACAAAAGCACAgctgaatgtttatttttccacCGTGGCTATGTTATATCTGCATGCATTTTACAGCACAATTAAAGTTTGAATGACAGAAATGCAGACATCTCAAGGCTATTCAACTATATTTGATGTTAGAGAATAGTGTTGgattaaaacatgtttagtACAACTTACCCAGTGCAATCATGTAGCCCTCAAAGTTGTGATTGCTGATCATGTCCCATGTACCACAGAGGCTGGCTGGCATTTTGAGCACCTTTTTTGCactctttatgtgtgtgagaagaaaaaaaaaaaggtgatccTCACACTGCCGGGCTGCTGAATTGTCCCAGGAGGCTGAAGACAATGCTGTTCTGTGAGAGACGTGGAGGTATAAAGGGGAGGTGTGCCCTCACCTCATTCGCTGTCACCTGAGGACCATGTGAGGATGAGGGAGGTGCTCTCATCAGTGCCGAGGAAGACAGACGTGTCTGACTGGTCCCACCGTGCAGGTCATTGAATCATAAACTGTCAAATTTGCCCCAAGTGTCACAAGATTAAGTGTACATGCATACACAACAGGGAAATATTTTGCTCTTAATGATTAGAGGAAGGCTCTTTTGGTTAATTATGATCCTTTTTTGTTTGGTAGTTTCTTCCTTTTACTCAAATCATTACAAGAAATGTTGGACAGATTTGCAATACACAGTGAATATGCAGTAATTTAAAGattttctaaacaaagaaaaatctcAAAGTCCATCATTCCTACAgcagtagttttgttttttggttaaTGTTAGTCATATCAGTGTAAAAGATATTGATATAgatttgtactttttttcaATTGTGCAAATCTAACTGTGGAATAAACCTCCTCTGGTTTCAAAgctttgttatgttatgttaaacGTGACGCACCTTTCTATGCAATGAGGAAAATAATATTGACGTTAGTTACTCTGGCATGTAGTTTTGAGGAATTGACGCAAACccagtttaaaagaaaataaaacacatgaacCTCGTGACTTCCTCGTGATCACATGTGCATATCACATGTGTCACAGGTACCTGACACTGACATAGTAATGAACTGTTTAATAGGATAAACATGACTTTGTGATGTAATGAAATCATTACTTTAAAGTTTGAATAACCAGGTGTTTGCTGTGATTTCTTTTGATAACTTTAATATCATTACTCTACCGTTAAAAGTAAATCAATCAGATACAAATGTGATATAATGTAATCAGTTATACTTCAAGAAACAATTGAAGATCTCATTTCAACACTGTGTTATCACAATGAGTGTTTAGTTGGCTGCAATTAGCTATTTCAGCTGCAATCTTCTTCAGATGATGAGTACCTGAAACATAGActaacccccccaccccccaacaaACAGGTGTCAATTTGAAACTTCCTTAACTGAGGATATTAGGAGTTTCTTATCTGTGTGATAATGACATTGTAACAGCAATGAAAAGCTTCCGaggtgaaaaacaaaagaggattgtttatttcatttccaGTCAATACAAATCACACTTTCACTCTGAAATCTGCAGCACTGAGTGATTAAAGGCTGTGTTTGCCTGAGGGAGCGCATGGAAAAACCTGCTCTAGGTACAAAACATGAGGTGAGTCTGGAGGTGAATACTGAAGCAAGTGAAACAAGAAACCGTGATAAAGCAAGTAGAGATTCATCTGTTGCTGATCATATTTCATGCAAGATCAAACATGATGTATGCCGACTATTCCGCACAAAACTGTGAATCTCTAGTTCAGTAACCACACACCAGATTGTAGCAATGACATTTAGATGATCTGAGAGCCGGTTGAACTGCTGCTAAGTTATTCTGTTTCTGACTCATGAActttcccacacacacacacacgtaataaTTCATCATCAATTACAACTAATTACATAACAGTTACTAAATCACCTCACACTGGAAAGTCTATGCAAGGTTATcttcttaaaaaacaaacacacattttaaaaaatgactaatctGTAGAGCAGGCACTGGTGGAAACTTAAATTAACTTTCTTGAGgtgtgtttcatttgttttcagttcactgtaAACTCACAACACTCAGTGCAGACAGATTACGCTTCTGTTTTTGAAGCCGCAGCAGTTAAACATCCTCAGCTTGAGGACGCACCCGTGTATCTCTGAAGGGGAGCTAGAACCACGTCGGCATTTTTCTGCTCGCTCTCTGCAGTGTAGAGGCCGTGCTCTTTAATGTAGTCGACCACGCTGTCTGGCAGCAGGTACCTGACGCTCTGACCTCGACGAAGCGCCCGGCGCACGTGAGTGGCCGAGATCTCGTTGGTCACCCATTCGCGGACCACGTGGATGTTCTTGCGATACTTCCACAGCATGTCTGACTGGTGGATGAACTTGTGGGGGTCGTTGCCGCTGCGGGAGATGCAAACCAAACCGTAACGGCCCACAATCTCGGTGATATCCTCCTGCTTCCACAGATTGGGGGTCCCGAAGGACTCCAGGACATCGGCCCCGCACAGCAGCATCAGATGAGGGTTGTCTGAGTGAAGAGAAGACAGTTTAGTTAAGGTGGAAGAGGTCATAACTCTGTCAGTAGGCAATGCTGGGACACTAATACAACTACATTCAAGTGATTTACTCCTTTGTGACTAATCAATGCTGTGCAGACTCTTTTAAAAGCGTATTGTAATTAAGTATCAATAACTGTTGTGACTTAATATATCATATTAGGAGATATCTTATTATATCTTTtatcttattctattttagcttgttttaatttctcatgtaactcttttaaattctatttaaatgtgtctttttataatgtcttgtgtttcttttacattttgtctcaCTGCCttatatgttttatgtgctttgttgttgaaaagtgctatacaaatataCTTGCCTGGCCTTAATAACATCTCCATTATGATAAGAGACTCTTAGCACATAATACATGACACTGTATGCGCTTCTCCTGCTAGTGTTTATCATCTTATGTAGTGCGGTTACATGTGGATTCATATAGTCTGACATTCTTGTCACTAGTGTGAAGAATGTTGTAATACTGATCGCTTGGGCGTGATGTTCCAACTTTGTCACTGATGCATGCATCTGTCCTTTACTGTAGGTGGTGTGACTGGGTGTCACTCACCACACCTTGAGTATCTGCATCATTCAAGCATTGTCTCCTAATAATGAGTTAAGCTGAATACAGTAAACCATGAATACAGTGGAAGCAGGATCAGACTTGTTGCCTGCGTGGAATCAGGGGTTTGGAAAAGGGAGgagatgaaaacaaagcaatcGTACATAGCTGCATGTGACCCACCTCTCCTTTTGTGCTCAGATGTACCCTCACAATTCTCCTGTATGCGTCTCTTTTTTGTATACTTGACAGTGTCCACATCATCattgttctgctctgttgtAAGCAGTTCCTCATAGTGATGCCTGAGTAGatacaaacaaattaatttagCTTTAAATACAGTAATCAGATCTTTGATACATCAAAACTTAAAgagcaggaggaaaaacacagtaGGGCTGACTGTATTGCATACAGGTTCCCATACAAGCAATGTTAGTTGCAGTATATTGACAATATATCAGTTAGTATACAGCAAACACACTGGTCCATTCAATAATGTGGAGTAAAATGTGGAGCCATTTTTGTAATTACACTTTGCACTAATTTATGGCCTTTGTTTATCATCTAAAAATTATTTCCTTTTAGtgtaaagtacatttttaatcaaatacaaCTTTAAATTTGGCAGTTTTCTTTTGTATGTCTGCAGTTTGGATACTTATTCAGAATTGTTTTTACCATCAACATCAAATGATTAAActttaaatatcaaattataAAACTTGTATTATTATAGATTTATTATTGATGTCTATGTTTACTAATATGTTATAGATAATTGCTCAGTAGTCTACAGAATTTAATGTGGTTTTGATTGAAACTTCAGAATCAGAGACTTCTGACAGATTTCCCCAAACAACAAATCACCTGTTTGTGACTCTATGTCAGTGATACTTTAGTCTGTTAGTCTGTTATTTTGACCATATCAAAGCAGTGATTTCTCATCTGGATTACAGGGTTAAGGACAATGATTCTTACTAAGAATTATTTTGGCAGCCCCTCACAGCTGTGCCGCTTTGTttacagatacattttattcttTACAGCAACAAGTCAGAACCTGTCAGATGAAATACAACTGAAAGCACACAAAGGTTTAGTCTTTTCTAAACCTTCTTACAAAATTACAAACCTTTCAACTGGATATTGAACAATTTTTTTGCTAAATACAGTAGTTCCTGTTCAAAATCTGGAACCCTCTTGCCACATTGTGGTAGAAACTGTCAACTGTgtcaacatttctcaacatcaaCACTCTGGCTCAGGCATTTGTTTcctatttaaaaaatgataaaagctgttaatatataaaacagaaactatTATTTGATGGAAAAATGGCCAAGAAAGATACTTCTGCAAcagttataaataaatgatattcttatttatttaaacataacaagctaaataatgaaacatgtcAGGTCCGAAGTTTGATTTAAAGCTTTcacttttaatacatttgtgaTAATTGATTGAGAACCAGATTATTCTGTTTATATTTCTGCAGAATGCAAAGATAAGCCTGATGCCAGATTTCTGAATCGCTGCCCAGATCTCAGATTCCttcagtgaatgaatgaatgaagagaaacCAAACAGAAATTCAGTCTGTTAATCAGGTTATGCAGTTATGGAACTTTCTACCCTAAAGTCACAGTGCTTCAAGAGTCAATCATCAAGTGGAAGGAACTCTGTGATAACTTGTGAcaactgtgtgttgttttgttttttttacttttaacaactttatgactgaaataaataaaagcatatATTGTTCATTGTCACCTCCTCAGTGTCTGACACGCCAAGggtttaacatactgtatgtgtgaacagcACAGATGACATGATACAAGAGTTATTAGCATGCCTAGAGAATTCAGCTAACACCACTAAGAACCTATAATTTGTTAACATTTGTGCCAAATTAATACCACCATCTCAAACAGCTAGAGGGGCTGCTTGTAAATCATCGCTTTAATAGTCATTACTACTTGCGGTGTAGTCAttgacaaagaagaagaatagagAGAGTGATTAAGGTTAAAAGGTCTGACAGGTAGTGTGTTACTTCTATAATGATGACtcaaggtgaaaaaaaaaacactgcagcaagAACAGGCACTGCCAGTAACAAGACATAAAGAATGTAAACTTACCGAACCACTTTAGCTGTCTCCACCCACTCAGGCTGCAAGCTCTCCCACGAATCTACTGTGATCCAGTCAGAGTTCTCTGTGGCCAGTCTGGCCATCTCCAGACGGTGACGAGCCTCGATCAAACCCTTCTTCTTATAGCCATCACCCACTGCGGAGATGATGCCTTTCACCACCCTGTACTGACCTTTTGACATTAAGGAAATAGAGTGAATAAACAGATGATTTAGGGCAACAGCACAAAATTTGCACAGAAGTGTTAAGCAGTAAACTGGGAAACTGAtgctctttttttattcacacatCATGCACATAAACTCATATGATAAACTGAAAAGAATACTCTTAAATGGTTGCTTCACTTAAActacacattaacacattttctTACTTACCTCCATTGGAAACTAGAAGTGGTGGAAtataactaagtacatttactccatTACTGTACTTGTGTACAATTTTGAGTTACTGTACCTGCAAATctcaattttctgctactttaaacttgtactccactacatttcaaagtgaaacattatacagtatataacaaaactgagtacacccctgtgcaatatcactaaaatgttaaatgttaaattaaattcaaaattgTATCATCTTACAATAACTGTAGTATTTTTAGGGTGAAGTGTCGGgtatttgatcttatttgtaattaaaaacaaacaggttagaTAGACTTCATTGAAAATACAGGCCTCAAAGTACAACCTCAATGCAACAAAAGTGAATACACCTGTGACCAccaaatcaaaaataattacaCCTGTGTCTTTCAATTAAGACTAATTGCCCGAACAATGTTATAAAAGAACCTGTGAACACCACAACTTTCTCACTTTTGGTCTGAGTTGTGTCTAATGCAACATGGCTCCATATGGTGaggaattaaaacaaaacaagtaagaAACCAGATTGTGAGACTTCATAAAGATGAGAGAGGGTACAAGATCATCAGTgaacagaagccaaaacacagttGCAGCAGCAGTTAGGAGGTACAGGAAAACCCAAACTACCAATAACAGAAGGTGCAGTGGCCGTCCTCgaaaaatgacagcatgcaCAATTGCTATTATGTAACCTTGCATTGTAAAACAGAAGAGCAAGAGCTTCTGACTCAGCACAAGGATTATCTGTGGAAAGCGGTGTTTCAGTGACTGCTCAGACAGTGCGAAGCGAAGGATATTGCATGAAGGCGACCTCTAAAATGCTCACAAAACGGCACAAAACTGCAAGATTAAACTTTGCCAAACAACACGAACAGAAGCCTGATAAATGCTGGCAGCACATTCTTTGATTacatgaaaccaaaataaatttgtttggatcagatgGGGTCCAGCATGTTTGGGGTGGACCTGGCCAGGACTGCATAGTGCCGACCGTGAAACATGGATGTGGAAGTGTGCTGATATGGGGGCTGCATGAGTACAAAAGGTGTAGGGAGATGACATTTATAGATGGGATTATGAATGCAAGTTTATATAcccaaatactgaatgaaaagatgactcCCAGTCTCAAGAAGCTTGGCAGGAGAGGAATTTTccaacatgacaatgatcccaaacacactgcaaaaatcacacaagagtttttaaacaagactaggtgaaaacctagtatatggctggaccgtgtatggtcaatgtgcaAAATTGTGGTCAATATGTTACaaggatagtcagtggtagtgtctataatgttcctggatattaaatgttcatctgtagtggtcccagtaatatttgctgttcaagtgtactgaagtagtatcacatgacatggttaagctacatttgagtaaaaaaaaaaaagaaaaaggttataaatgcagttgaaagaacaatattttccactcatatcttgggatgtttgattagaaagagaacttattttaattctaattataactattctaattatctgttaactcctcctgctctttcatctgtctctcatttttcactctgcattgagtgttttgtcagagtgatttGGGGTGTTTTAAGTGTTCATACGCCttatttctgcctctttccctgTTGATGATCATGGAGGTTCCGGTGGagattgtaaatgaaagttttgacagcattttggtgcaaattcaggaggcttatctccacCCAGTTACCGCAGTTACAGTCAATTCAAacgcacctgcagagcagccgcccACACTTAACTGATATAACCACTATATGAGtgtcatgttttacctgcaggactcatgttttaatgctgttgttcatgttgctgttgctgtgatgtgaaaatgtcagaaataaaaagcttgtgtcctggtattagttcagttataacaTCCAAAGGCACCGCAGAGCATctctcctgctggctgctgacagcgcttTCACCTggagagtcgatcacactggacggTAGAGGAAGAGACATTAGAAATGCTGGTACACGTCTGTTTCAACAGGAGTTTAGCCGACTTCTCTGTATTTAACACTGGAGCTCAGAGCGTCATGCTGCTGTCCTCCGCTTCCATTATCTTGCACCGATTCATTatgaaagagcaacagccaatgagGAAACTCCAATACTCGGCTGGCTGACCAATGGtgaaacttcatcactcagtgactCACAGACAACCGCGGTTATAGGGCTAGTCCGTGGCCGGTCaagccaaaaaatgaaaactatgaCCTTGCCAAGTATGTCCCCTGACTTGAACCCAATCATCTGAATCATCTGTGAAGAATGACAGAACATCTCTCCACAGATTTGGGCAAGACTGGTATGCCCGGGAGGATTGAATCTGTCATCAAAAACAAAGGCGggcatacaaaatataaaaaaataaaagaatggagTCTCACTATTGAGGGGTATGCTGAATTTCGTTGCAGTTTGTTCTTAAATATGGACCTTTTATAATAGTTTAATTagtcaaacattctgtttttcaagTGAATTGTCTTAATGCTTCTTGAGTATTGTATAAAACCtaataaaattgtattaaatggaAAGGATTTGTTAttacttaacattttagtgatactGACCAGGGGTGTACACAGTTTcattatatactgtacttttcacttcactacatttatttgacaggtaCAGATTTGCATATTAAGATATCAGTTCATAAAACATGATGCGTTGTTACTGTTCAAACTACCccacagtatataaagtagttaaaatgaaCTCAACTCAGACCAGCTACTATATTAAAATCTACAATATTCAAATCTttatgcatcaataataataatccagtaaAGTACAGGTTACCGTTGCATCACTAAACGTATTTTTTGTCAATGCTGTGTACACTGCATATATTCCCTTCACCTCCTGGTGAATAATTTAAAACCTGAGCAAATTAAATCTAAACTATCTaaatgtgagtgaaaaaaagtgttattgCATAGTGTATAGTAAACCAGCCCTTTAAAGAAGAATCtttctggggggaaaaaagaccCCAAAAAGAAAAGgggtcctttttttttactttacctGTGTCTTCTAGATGATCTCGAGCTAGTTCAAACATCCTCAGGTGTAGGTTGGTGATAGGATTGAAGGACCCACAGGCCAGCAGGACCACGCTAGTTTTATGACCCTCCATGCCTGCTACTGGAGCTGGGTTCACACTTATAACAGCAGATAGGGAAGGGGAAACAAAGGCTGGTAGTAAGTAAACAGTAATTGTTTTCGAGGATCACATGTCAAAGACCTTTCTGGATAGTAAATGATGTGGTACTCTATCATCAAATGGCGTTGATAGCGCTGTCAGTGATTGTAAACAGTAGCTAAACGTTAGCTTTGTTGGTAACCAGGCAACGCGAGCTGGGAAGACGCTCCAACTgacaaaacacagtttaaacccGGAACAGAAGTTACATAAAATGAAAGCGTCTTCTCACTTtaagtaaaataatgaaaaaactcATTGTAGTACCGGTGAGAAACGACGGCAGTCAGCTGCTCTGTAAGGCGTCATTTGCTTCCTGTGCGGCCGTTATGGACAACATTAATATCAAGAAACATGATTGGACAGAACAACCAGGAAGCAGAAGAAGAGCCGCACCCACAGATTATGAGCTACGTTCACAACCACATCGGCAAACACTCAACACTCCCAAACCCCTATTTAAAAGTAGTTGTTTTAGCGGATTCCCGTGCAGTGATCCAGTTGGTTTTACGGCACATTCGTCAAGCTTATGCGAACATTTGACTCACTGATTTGAGCACAATCGCCAACTGTTTACAAAGAGAGTCCAGGTGAGAATGTCTATTAGCATGCTAGCTAGCCACCaagctaactaactaactaaacttTCACTGTTGTTAACATAACAAGGCCCGAGCAAAGAGACTTTAATAGTTCGTCAGTGTCAGTTGTGTCTCGctaaatatttaacatatttgtcGTGATTCTTGCTTCAGCAACGCCATTTCAAGACAGTCTCCAGATAGCATGCTAGGTTGTTTGTAGCATACTTAGGTAAGAATGCCcagtaataagtaataataatgcatttgatttgtactgcacttttcattcgcagtgaatctcaaagtgTTACAGAATTAAACACTTATAacctaaataaaataacaaagagaTAAGATGAAAAGGTCTTCCTgaataaaaaaggttttaagtgagattcttgtctgtttttctgttttattctctGCTTTAGCTTTTCCATAGATTGGAAATATAACTTGAACTAAGGATGGCTTCCCGCGGGAAATCAGAAACTGGGAAATTGAGACAAAATATGGAAGAGCAGCTTGACAGACTGATGCAGCAGCTCCAGGATTTGGAGGAATGCAGGTGCAGTATAGgagaaatacattaaatacatgAGGCTCTTAACTGAATGAGCAATTTATCTAGAACATGCGTGATGATGCCAGAAAATACTATATAGGCTTCCATCTATTTTTCCTGTGTCTCTGTAAGTTTCTCATCCAATCTTTATTCTAGAGAAGAGCTGGATGAAGAAGAATACGAGGAGACCAAGAAGGAAACCTTGGAACAGTTGAGTGAATTCAACGACTCTCTGAAGAAGATCATGACAGGAGACATGACACTTGTGGATGAGCTCAGTGGAATGCAGCTGGTATGGACGACAGTGGAACTACAGTGTTGTAACAGTGATTTAAGGATGTTAGGGCTTATAGAAGAA
This window of the Thunnus albacares chromosome 5, fThuAlb1.1, whole genome shotgun sequence genome carries:
- the LOC122982268 gene encoding nicotinamide/nicotinic acid mononucleotide adenylyltransferase 1-like, which produces MEGHKTSVVLLACGSFNPITNLHLRMFELARDHLEDTGQYRVVKGIISAVGDGYKKKGLIEARHRLEMARLATENSDWITVDSWESLQPEWVETAKVVRHHYEELLTTEQNNDDVDTVKYTKKRRIQENCEGTSEHKRRDNPHLMLLCGADVLESFGTPNLWKQEDITEIVGRYGLVCISRSGNDPHKFIHQSDMLWKYRKNIHVVREWVTNEISATHVRRALRRGQSVRYLLPDSVVDYIKEHGLYTAESEQKNADVVLAPLQRYTGHTSPLYLHVSHRTALSSASWDNSAARQCEDHLFFFLLTHIKSAKKVLKMPASLCGTWDMISNHNFEGYMIALGVSAYLRKIALRLKMRKVIEQQGDQFIIKTSSTFRNYTVSFRVGQEFEEFTKGLDNRHVKSLVKWEGNKLVCEQIGEKKNRGWAHWIEEDKLHLELYCEGEVCKQVFKKNMNE